ACGCGCACGCCTTCGAACTTATAGCGCGGCACGTTGTAGGTTACGGTTTGCAGCGCCCCGGTATAGAACGTCGAGGCAACGCCGTAGCTGCCATAGGCTCCGCCATCAAGATAAGTGCGAAAGTGCATGGCGGTGATCGCGCCGTCGCGCTTCACGCCGGTCTTGACCCACATCAAAACCGGGTGGCGACCGCGATGGCAGTAGAAGACTTCTTCGCGCGTCAGCGTGATTTTAACCGGGCGGCCCGTGATCATCGCCAGCTTGGCGACGACGACTTCGTGATTGAACGGGTCGCTCTTGCCGCCGAAGCCGCCGCCGTTCGGCGTGGCGATGACGCGAATATGCGCTGCCGGCAGCCCTAGAACCTTGGCCAGGGCGCGGTGAACGTAATGCGGCGTCTGCGTCGCGCTCCAGAGGGTCAGCTTTTGGTCGGCATCAAAGTGAGCGACCGCGGCGTGTTGTTCGAGCGGCAGGTGAGTGTTGCCTTCGTAAAAGAAAATGTCTTCGCGAACGTGATCGGCTTCGGCGAAACCTTCTTCAACGTCGCCGAATTCGAGCGACACCCGCTTGTGAATGTTACCGCTGTCGCCGTATTCGTGGATGCGCGGCTCGTCAACATAGACACCTTCTTCAATCGTCGAGATGGTCTTGAGCCGTTCGTATTCGACTTCAATCAAATCCATCGCATCGAACGCGGTGTCTTCATCAATCGCGGCGATGGCGGCGACCGGGTCGCCGATCATTCGCACTTTATCGATGCAGAGCGCATGCTCGTCCTGGCTGACGGGCAGGATGCCGTAAGGGATCGGCAGAGCGCTCCCGGTAATCACGGCGACGACGCCGGGCAGCTTCAGCGCGCGGCTGGTGTCGATGCGCTTGATGAGCGCGTGCGGCACAGGGCTGCGCAGCAGCTTGCAATAGAGCATGCGCGGCAGAGCAATATCATCGGCGAAGCGTGTCTGACCGTTGCACTTGGCCCGCGCATCGACTTTGCGAAACGGCTTGCCGATGACTCTGCGCGGCTTGCCATTGTTGCCGTTATTCATAGCCATAGATGATTTCCTTAGCCGCTTCGGCCTGCTCGCCGCGCATGCGTGCCGCGGCCAGCTCGACCGCTTCATAAATCTTGATATAGCCGGTGCAGCGGCAGAGATTGCCTGACAGCGCTTCCTGAATCTCGGCCCGCGTCGGGTTGGGATTCTTTTCGAGCAGTTCCTGAGCGGTCAACAGAAAGCCCGGCGTGCAATAGCCGCACTGCGCGGCGCCGAGATCGGCAAAGGTTTCCTGCAATGGATGTAGCTCGTTGCCTTCGGCCATGCCTTCGATGCTCGTAACCGAGCGGCCCTCGGCGTCCAACCCAAGCATCAAGCAAGAGAGCACAGGCTGACCGTCAACCAGTACCGTGCAGACGCCGCATTCGCCAAGCTCACAGCCGTGCTTGGTGCCGGTCAACGCCAGGTCTTCGCGCAGCACTTCGAGCAAAGTCTTATGCGGCGCGAAGGCGACTTCGACTTCCTCATTGTTTAGGGTCAGGCGCACATGCGCCTTTTGTTTCTTCTTTGTCGGCATAATCCAGTGACGTGTAAAAGATTGGCGGCCTGTTTTCGCGCTCCGTATGTCTCGGCTTCTGAAATAAAAGATTACCGCAAAAGCGGAAAAAATCCCAAACGAACATTGTGGCGCAAGGCGGTTAGCTTGCGCGAGCCAGTGCGCAAGCTAACAGCTTGCTCCACATCAAAAAACAAAACCGGATTGCTGCCGCGCGGCGAGCAATCCGGTTCGATGAAAGGCAAAAAGCAATCGCGGTTGGCGATCAGCCGCCAATCAGCGCGTTGCTTTGGCAGCGTTCAAGCGCGCTTCGACGGCGTCCCAATCGATGTTGGAGAAGAATGCTTCGATATACTTTGGCCGCTCGGCGGGCTTGTAATCGAGCAGGAAAGCATGCTCCCACACATCCATGACCAGGATGGGCGTAAAGCCGGCGATGTTGTTGATCTCGTGCAGCGTGATCCAATGGTTCGACAACTGGCCGGTGGTCGGGTCTTGATAACAGACGGCCCAGCCGATGCCGCGCATCTTGCCGACGCTCATGAAGTCGGCCTTCCATGTGTCATAGCCGCCGCAGCTGGTTTCCGCCGCCTGGAAAAACCCCGACCCTTTGTCGGGATCGCCCGCGCCGCCGCCGCGCTTCATGTTGCCGAAGTAGTATTCGTGCAGCACCATGCCGTTGTACTCGAAGCCGAGCCGGCGCGTCAGCTCTGAGTAGGCCGGAAAGTCAGCCGGCGTGCCTTGCCCGCTCTTGAACATCTCGGTGATCTTGTCGGTCAGCAGGTTGGTGTTGGTGACATAACCTTCATACAGCTTGAAATGCATCTCCAGCGTCTGGTCTGAGATGCCTGTGAGTCCGCTGAGATCGAACTGCTTGGGTTTGTACGACCCTGTTGCCATTGAATTCCTCCTTAGTTGATGCGTTGTTCGCGCCGTGCCATCCACGGGCACAGCCAACGCTCGCTGAATGTCATAGCGGAAGAGTAATCTGGTTTTGCGATGCTTCCACCAGCATCGCGCCGCATAGTTCTATTATAGCTGTCCGGCGGATTAATGCCCGTCGAAAGCGAACTTTTTCAGCCCCGCTCACTCGTCGCCGTCCAGCTTGCCGTCGCCGTTGTGATCGATGCCGAGGCGATGCCCGAAGCCAACCGGCACGCCCGTAAAGGTCAGCTCGGAACCGACCCGCGCGGCCTGCGCCAGCGCCTGCCAGCTGAGTGGCGATTCATTCTGGCGGTCAGGCTGAAACATCCCATTGCCGACGTAAACAAAGCCGCGGCGCTCGCCCTGATAGATGCCCTTGACGACGAGGTCGCAATTGCCAATGCCCGCTTGAGCAATTAGAAGCTGAATGCGCTCGGCGGCTGCTTGATCCTGCGGCGTGCCATTGACCGTGGTTTGCACGCCGACCGTGGGCGCGATGCCGCTATCAAACGCCATCACAAAGGCGGCGACGTCGCGGCGGTCATCGTCATTCCTGAAAGTGAAGACCGGCACCCGCAGGAAATCAAGCAGCGTGTCAACCGAGCCGTCATGGATAAAGCCGAAGCCGGAGATTTGCTTACCGGCGGCGTTGACCATGCCGACCTTCTGATAGACTCCGCGCAATTGCGGCACCTTGAAATCCTGCGACTCCTGCAAGAGCAGTCCGGGGATGATCAGGTTGTTAGTTCCTGATCGAAAGCCCGGATTGGCGTTGTGGCAAGCGTTGCATTGCAAAGCGGCGGCATCGAGCAGGTTGTTATTGAACATCTGCCGCCCGCGCTCGGCGCTCGGCCCCGAAGGCGGATTCGGGTAGCTGCGGTCGAGGTTCTGCAATGGATTGGGCGGATAGGTGAGCGTTTGTGCGAATGCCGCGAACGCCGCCATCTCGCTCGTCGTGAGCTGCCGCGGGCCGCCGAGCAGCGACATGAATGCCGGGTTGAAATCGTCGAGCTTGCCGCGGTCGCCGCGCCAGTGCAGCGGCTCGTTGCCGATGATGCCGCGCAGCGATTGGGTCGTCATCGGCCCCTTCATCGGGTGGAAGGTCGAAGGCAGCAACTGGCCGACCGTCTGAAGGCTGCCCTTCGGATCGCCCAGGTCCCAGGCCAGCCCATCACGATGGCCATTCCAGTGACAGGTAGCGCACGCCAAATCACCATGCGCTGAGAGGCCGGCATCGTAGAGGAATCGTCGCCCGTCGCGCACGCTTTGCGGTTCGGGATTGAAACCGACGGCGACGCGATTCAGCTCGGCCCGCGAGCGCAGATCGACGACGCTCAGCGATTCGTCGAAGCGGTTGAGGACATAAAGCCGCTGCCGGGCTTCGTCAATGGCAAGGCCGGTTGGCCCCTGCCCGACGGCGATGCGGCGCTGGATGACGCCGGCTGAGTTGAGCACTCCGACCCTGGCTGAACCGGTGGCGGCAATGAAAAGCGTGCCGTCAGCGGCGCGCGCGATGTCTGCCGGAAGCGCGAGACTGGCGGCGCGCTCGGCATCCGACCCGTCCGGCAGATTCACATCGATGTGCGGGTTGAGATCAACGGTTTGCACACGCGGCGCGCTGCTGCTCAAGTCAACGACGCCCAGGCGCGTCGTAGCGAATTGCCCTCGCAGGTTTGGCTCGAAGCGGACTTCGTTGTGAGCTTCGGTGTTGGCGACAAACAGGCGATTGCTTAGAGGATCAAATACGGCGTTGCCGATGATGGTGCCGATCCCACTGACTTCAGTCTTGATCTGGGGCGCGGCGCTCGCGGCATCAATCACCACGAGATCAGTGTCCGCCAGCGTGTAAGGGACGAAGGGCGTCCAGTTCGTCTTGCCGCGCTCGTCGGCCCAACGCGTGCCGTTCCACTTAACAATCAATCCGACGCTCGGCGCATCCGGCAGCTTCTTGGCCATCTTTGGCTTAGCCTTTGGCGGCCCGCCGGCATCTTTGACATTATTAGCCGAAACCACGGTCGTCTGGTTGCCTGACTCGAAGACCGAAACGAACACGCGGCTGCCCGATGCATCGCGTGTCAAAGCGCGCGGTTGCTTGCCGGGGATGTCAATGACCTGCGCCGCGCTATCAGCCACATCGGGATCATAAACCTTGATCTGATGAAGTCCCGAAACACAGACGAAAGCCATCTGCCGTTCGCCGCCCGCGAAGACCACATCGGTCGGCTCATCACCCACATCAATCGTGCGCACGACATTGCCGGTAGTCAGGTTGACGACGCTCACCGAATCCGAGAGCCAGTTCGTCACCCAGGCTTCATGGTCATTGCGCGCCACGACGCTGACCGGCTCAAGTCCGACAGGAATCTCGGTGACGAGCTGTGGCAGTTCGCCGGTCAATTGAAAAACGGAGAGGCGGTGATCGGGTGTGTTGACCGCCAGCAGGCGCGTGCCGTCAGGGGTTAACGACAGTGGATGCACCTGCGGGCTCTCGAAGCTCTTGTAATCCGAGGGCCGCGTTTCGGCGGTGACGTGCTGGGGCGATGACCAGCCGCGCAGCAAGAGAATGAGTCCGATGGCCAGCAAAACGACCAGGCGTTTGCAGAGTCCGGGCGACAAGCGCAACAACGACAACATAACTTCCTCCGGGCAACCTAAGAGAACGTCACGACTCGCGGGATGCCCCGATAAATGACTATCGGGCAGGGCCGAGGATCGAGGCGGTCCGACGCCCAAATATATGTGAAGCGGCGCGGAGCGTCAATCATAACTAAAGCCGGGCAACCCCGACGCTTGCCGCTCACATCCTCATTTTTACCGCCCGGTAAACAATCAGCCCGTCTTGTGCGCGATGACGCGAGACCGTTACAATTGAATGAATGCTTGAGCAGGAGATATGCAATGAGTAGAAGATTCATTACCTTTTTGATAGTGCTTGTGTCCGCGTGCCCGGCGCTTTTTGCGCAACAGCCGAAAGCGGGTTCAACCTCGAAGGCCGCTGTCCCGGCTGAGATCGCCGAAGTTATTCGCCGCTTCGCCGCAGCCGAGAGCGAGAACAAGATCGCTCGCAATAACTATACTTTCACGCAGGATTTCGACCTGTTGACCATTGGCGAGGCCGGCTCGATCACGGGCCGCTTCAAGCGCGTTTCGGATATCGTTTACGACGACCGCGGCAACCGCATTGAGAAGATCACCTACTTCCCGTCGCCCACACTCGTCGAGCTGCAAATCACGGCTGAAGACATGCACGACCTTGCGGGCGTGCAGCCCTTCGCGCTGACCACAGAGGATTTGCCCAAGTATCAGATCGATTACGTCGGCAAGGAGAAGGTTGACGAGCTGAACACTTACGTCTTCAACGTCAAACCGAAACAGTTTGTTAAAGGCGAGCGCTACTTTGAAGGGCGCATGTGGGTTGACGATCAAGACTTGCAGGTCGTCAAGGTGCAGGGCCAGGCGGTCCCCGAAGTCGGCAATCAGAAGTTCCCGCACTTCGAGAGCTACCGCGAGAATATTGATGGCAAGTACTGGTTTCCGACCTACATCTACGCCGACGACGTTCTGGATTTTAAGAAGGGGCCGAGCGTTCACATGCGCATGACGGTGCGCTTTACCAACTATAAGAAGTTCGGCGGCAGGATTAAGGTTCTCGATGACGTTGATGTCAACGACGAAGAGAACAAACGGAACAACGACAAGAGCAAGACGCCGCCGCC
The genomic region above belongs to Blastocatellia bacterium and contains:
- a CDS encoding superoxide dismutase, giving the protein MATGSYKPKQFDLSGLTGISDQTLEMHFKLYEGYVTNTNLLTDKITEMFKSGQGTPADFPAYSELTRRLGFEYNGMVLHEYYFGNMKRGGGAGDPDKGSGFFQAAETSCGGYDTWKADFMSVGKMRGIGWAVCYQDPTTGQLSNHWITLHEINNIAGFTPILVMDVWEHAFLLDYKPAERPKYIEAFFSNIDWDAVEARLNAAKATR
- a CDS encoding (2Fe-2S)-binding protein, with the translated sequence MPTKKKQKAHVRLTLNNEEVEVAFAPHKTLLEVLREDLALTGTKHGCELGECGVCTVLVDGQPVLSCLMLGLDAEGRSVTSIEGMAEGNELHPLQETFADLGAAQCGYCTPGFLLTAQELLEKNPNPTRAEIQEALSGNLCRCTGYIKIYEAVELAAARMRGEQAEAAKEIIYGYE